One Thauera sp. K11 DNA window includes the following coding sequences:
- a CDS encoding XrtA system polysaccharide chain length determinant gives MEELVTQLIGYLRGMWRFRWWGLALSWLVGVVGCAMVYLMPDKYESSARIFVDTQSVLRPLMSGLAVQPNIDQQVAILSRTLISRPNVEKLITMADLDLGVRSQKEREALIDSLSNSLQIRSADRNSNNLFLLAYADTQPARAQRVVQSLVSLFVESGLGSKRQDSDAARRFIEEQIKSYEQKLMEAENRLKEFRLKNMALLGSSAGDFVSQIGKLQEQLEQARLELREAENSRDAMKQQLLGEPSSQEMAPPVAMATPEIDARIDALKRNLDDMMQRYTEQHPDVAGARRVIAQLEEQKKEQVAQLQQSATSAPMSIMSANPAFQQLKLALAEADARVASMRARVGEYESRIQQLSNSARMVPELEAEMTQLNRDYAVHKSNYDALVARRESANIGVEMSAQAGIAEFRLIDPPTLPTKASAPNRLLLLPLVGLAALVAGAALTFLISQLRPAFSDGRALREATGLPVLGTVSMLSTPERIRARRRGLLVFSGGLASFVGAVAMATVALMVIQR, from the coding sequence ATGGAAGAACTCGTAACACAGCTGATCGGCTATCTGCGGGGCATGTGGCGCTTTCGCTGGTGGGGGCTGGCGCTGTCCTGGCTGGTCGGCGTCGTCGGCTGCGCCATGGTCTACCTGATGCCCGACAAGTACGAATCGAGCGCGCGCATCTTCGTGGATACCCAGTCGGTCCTGCGTCCGCTGATGTCCGGCCTGGCGGTGCAGCCGAACATCGACCAGCAGGTCGCCATCCTCAGCCGCACGCTGATCAGCCGGCCGAACGTCGAAAAGCTGATCACGATGGCCGACCTCGACCTGGGAGTGCGCTCCCAGAAGGAGCGCGAGGCGCTGATCGATTCGCTGAGCAACAGCCTGCAGATCCGCTCGGCCGACCGCAACAGCAACAACCTGTTCCTCCTGGCCTATGCGGACACGCAGCCCGCGCGCGCGCAGCGGGTGGTGCAGTCGCTCGTATCGCTGTTCGTCGAATCCGGCCTCGGCAGCAAGCGCCAGGACAGCGATGCCGCCCGGCGCTTCATCGAGGAGCAGATCAAGAGCTACGAGCAGAAGCTGATGGAGGCCGAGAACCGGCTGAAGGAGTTCCGGCTCAAGAACATGGCCCTGCTCGGCAGCAGCGCCGGGGACTTCGTCAGCCAGATCGGCAAGCTGCAGGAGCAGCTCGAACAGGCCAGGCTCGAACTGCGCGAGGCGGAGAATTCGCGCGACGCCATGAAGCAGCAGCTTCTCGGCGAGCCGTCCTCGCAGGAGATGGCGCCGCCCGTGGCGATGGCGACGCCCGAGATCGACGCCCGCATCGACGCGCTCAAGCGCAACCTCGACGACATGATGCAGCGCTATACCGAGCAGCACCCGGACGTGGCCGGTGCGCGCCGGGTGATCGCGCAGCTCGAGGAGCAGAAGAAGGAGCAGGTCGCGCAGTTGCAGCAGTCCGCGACCAGTGCGCCGATGAGCATCATGAGCGCGAATCCCGCCTTCCAGCAGCTCAAGCTGGCGCTGGCCGAAGCCGACGCCCGGGTGGCCTCGATGCGCGCGCGCGTGGGCGAGTACGAGAGCCGCATCCAGCAACTGAGCAATTCGGCCAGGATGGTGCCGGAGCTGGAGGCGGAAATGACGCAGCTCAACCGCGACTACGCGGTACACAAGAGCAACTACGATGCGCTGGTGGCCCGTCGGGAGTCCGCCAACATCGGCGTCGAGATGAGCGCGCAGGCCGGGATCGCCGAATTCCGCCTGATCGATCCGCCCACCCTGCCGACCAAGGCCTCGGCACCGAACCGCCTGCTGCTGCTGCCGCTGGTCGGCCTGGCGGCGCTGGTGGCCGGCGCGGCGCTGACCTTCCTGATCAGCCAGTTGCGGCCCGCCTTCAGCGATGGGCGTGCGCTTCGCGAGGCGACCGGCCTGCCCGTGCTGGGGACCGTTTCCATGCTGTCGACGCCGGAGCGCATCCGCGCCCGCCGCCGCGGCCTGCTGGTCTTTTCGGGCGGACTTGCGTCTTTCGTGGGAGCGGTCGCGATGGCGACGGTCGCGCTCATGGTGATCCAGCGTTGA
- a CDS encoding XrtA/PEP-CTERM system exopolysaccharide export protein, translating to MSNIASTKSGKCCGPVAAALAAGLLSACATQYPPAPALSADPDYNYVIGPGDSVNIQVWRNPELSTTVPVRPDGKLTAPLVEDLPAMGKDSTTLARDIEKALGKYIRDPIVTVIVGNFVGPYSEQIRVVGEAANPQVLAYKQKMTLLDVMIAVGGITDFADGNGASILRTGEGNKQYSVRIRDLIKRGDVSANVEMRPGDVLIIPQSWF from the coding sequence ATGAGCAACATCGCGTCGACGAAATCGGGAAAATGCTGCGGGCCGGTTGCCGCCGCGCTTGCTGCCGGGCTGCTGTCCGCCTGCGCGACGCAGTATCCGCCGGCACCTGCACTGTCCGCCGATCCCGATTACAACTACGTGATCGGTCCGGGGGACTCCGTCAATATCCAAGTCTGGCGCAATCCGGAATTGTCGACCACGGTGCCAGTGCGCCCGGACGGCAAGCTGACCGCGCCGCTGGTCGAGGACCTGCCGGCGATGGGCAAGGATTCCACCACGCTGGCGCGCGACATCGAAAAGGCGCTGGGCAAGTACATCCGCGATCCCATCGTCACGGTGATCGTCGGCAATTTCGTCGGCCCCTACAGCGAGCAGATCCGCGTCGTCGGCGAGGCGGCCAATCCCCAGGTGCTCGCCTACAAGCAGAAGATGACGCTGCTCGACGTCATGATCGCAGTCGGCGGCATCACCGACTTTGCCGACGGCAACGGTGCATCCATCCTGCGCACCGGCGAGGGCAACAAGCAGTACAGCGTGCGCATCCGCGACCTCATCAAGCGCGGCGACGTGTCGGCCAACGTCGAGATGCGGCCGGGCGACGTGCTCATCATCCCGCAGAGCTGGTTCTGA
- a CDS encoding N-acyl amino acid synthase FeeM domain-containing protein, with translation MSPFCAQAYHYLRHFPIGEEGLSPAPQEFDDPKDKGSVFRFNPDFVLFRDGFEIRVLDGEHALKTRTAWLIERMYASRGLQAYRPTADVDERLTTIVACCGEHLVGTMTLGVDTGTGLMADTLYQKEVDAVRRKGGRVCEITRLAMDPEKGSQEALAGMVQILYILVSMVHKTSDIFIEVHPRHAGYYQRLLGYELVGQERTCPRVGAPAVLLHLCAKKLDMLVKRFAGNADSSARSFYRLFPTPAALSELHRALLSS, from the coding sequence ATGTCCCCATTCTGCGCCCAGGCGTATCACTACCTAAGACACTTTCCGATCGGCGAGGAGGGGCTCTCGCCAGCCCCGCAAGAATTCGACGACCCCAAGGACAAGGGCAGCGTCTTCCGCTTCAACCCCGACTTCGTACTTTTCCGCGACGGCTTCGAGATCCGGGTCCTGGACGGCGAGCACGCACTCAAGACACGGACCGCCTGGCTGATCGAGCGCATGTATGCCTCGCGCGGCCTGCAGGCGTACCGGCCGACGGCGGATGTCGACGAACGCCTCACCACGATCGTCGCCTGCTGCGGCGAGCACCTCGTCGGCACCATGACCCTGGGCGTCGATACGGGAACCGGCCTGATGGCCGACACGCTCTACCAGAAGGAAGTCGACGCCGTACGCAGGAAAGGCGGGCGGGTGTGCGAAATCACCCGCCTCGCGATGGACCCGGAGAAAGGCTCGCAGGAAGCGCTGGCCGGCATGGTGCAGATCCTCTACATCCTGGTGAGCATGGTCCACAAGACGAGCGACATATTCATCGAGGTCCACCCGCGCCACGCCGGCTATTACCAGCGGCTGCTCGGATATGAACTCGTCGGACAGGAACGCACCTGCCCCCGCGTCGGTGCCCCGGCCGTGCTGCTGCACCTGTGCGCGAAGAAGCTGGACATGCTCGTGAAGCGCTTCGCGGGCAACGCCGACAGCTCCGCCCGAAGCTTCTACCGCCTCTTCCCGACGCCGGCCGCGCTGAGCGAACTGCATCGCGCCCTGCTCAGTTCCTGA
- a CDS encoding DUF1302 family protein, protein MRLVKAAVMAAMCGWGAVAAAADDAMDDAQIDALLKPAAAPGAGASATKLTGAAEFGAAYTLPDPGHWSKLRARVELGAGGRLNDTVKWKLSARADADAAYDLERNHYPGDVRRNQRNDASIREAYVDVGAGDLEFRLGRQQIVWGEMVGFFFADVVSARDMREFLLPELESMRIAQWAARAEYYAGETHLEALWIPVASYDRIGKPGSDFYPYPLPAGTRVRERTPDRNGENGNWGLRASRLIGGWDFSAFYYSSLDISPTLSFNLETNGLELRHDRIRQVGGTFSKDLGSFVLKGEVVHTRGRGTNTLDPLGRLGVVKTDMLDYAIGVDIPVEDVWRFNVQYFARVLDDHHPDMQVDREERGATFQVVRDLGNQMEAEFLAASSLNRHDLMLRPKLTWKFAPAWRGIVGLDIFEGRPTGMFGRFDDRDRVYVEVRRWF, encoded by the coding sequence ATGCGTCTCGTGAAGGCGGCCGTGATGGCCGCGATGTGCGGCTGGGGTGCGGTCGCGGCGGCGGCCGATGATGCCATGGACGATGCGCAGATCGATGCGCTGCTCAAACCCGCTGCCGCGCCCGGAGCCGGGGCTTCTGCCACGAAGCTGACCGGTGCCGCGGAATTCGGCGCGGCCTATACCCTGCCGGACCCCGGGCACTGGTCGAAGTTGCGCGCCCGCGTCGAACTGGGCGCTGGAGGGCGCCTGAACGATACGGTGAAATGGAAGCTGTCCGCGCGCGCCGATGCGGACGCTGCCTACGACCTCGAGCGCAATCACTATCCCGGCGACGTCCGCCGCAACCAGCGCAACGATGCCTCCATCCGCGAAGCCTACGTCGATGTCGGCGCCGGCGACCTGGAATTCCGGCTGGGCCGGCAGCAGATCGTGTGGGGCGAGATGGTCGGCTTCTTCTTCGCCGACGTCGTTTCGGCGCGCGACATGCGGGAGTTCCTCCTGCCCGAACTCGAGAGCATGCGCATCGCCCAGTGGGCGGCGCGCGCCGAGTACTACGCGGGCGAGACGCACCTCGAGGCGTTGTGGATCCCGGTGGCGAGCTACGACAGGATCGGCAAGCCGGGCAGCGATTTCTATCCCTACCCGCTACCGGCCGGCACCCGCGTGCGCGAACGCACGCCCGACCGGAACGGCGAGAACGGCAACTGGGGCCTGCGGGCTTCGCGCCTCATCGGCGGCTGGGATTTCTCCGCGTTCTACTACAGCAGCCTGGACATCTCGCCGACGCTCAGCTTCAACCTCGAGACCAACGGTCTCGAACTGCGCCACGACCGCATCCGCCAGGTGGGCGGCACCTTCAGCAAGGATCTCGGCAGTTTCGTGCTGAAGGGGGAGGTCGTCCATACCCGGGGCCGCGGCACCAACACCCTCGATCCGCTCGGACGGCTCGGCGTGGTGAAGACGGACATGCTCGATTACGCGATCGGCGTCGACATCCCGGTCGAGGACGTATGGCGCTTCAACGTGCAGTACTTTGCCCGCGTGCTGGACGACCATCATCCCGACATGCAGGTGGACAGGGAAGAGCGCGGGGCCACCTTCCAGGTGGTGCGCGATCTGGGAAATCAGATGGAGGCCGAGTTTCTCGCCGCGTCGAGCCTGAATCGGCACGATCTCATGCTGCGCCCCAAGCTGACCTGGAAATTCGCCCCGGCCTGGCGCGGCATCGTGGGGCTGGACATCTTCGAAGGCCGGCCGACCGGGATGTTCGGGCGATTCGACGATCGCGACCGGGTCTATGTCGAAGTGAGGCGCTGGTTCTGA
- a CDS encoding ABC transporter ATP-binding protein — protein MSIVRVEHVSKHYRLGDQDVQALTDISLSIEPGVFLAIAGPSGSGKSTLLNIIGCIDTPTDGKVIIDGHDVSGRTPDQLADLRARTIGFIFQTFNLLPVLSAEENVEYPLLQLRELSRAERRERVSYYLDMVGLTKYADHRPNQLSGGQRQRVAIARALATHSKIVLADEPTANLDSKTGTGILRLMREINRKSGTTFVFSTHDRKVMNMADRLVRIADGQITALGMRSDNRWIFVQDRRPAGEDDPEV, from the coding sequence ATGTCGATTGTCCGGGTCGAACATGTCAGCAAGCATTATCGCCTCGGCGATCAGGACGTGCAGGCGCTGACCGATATCTCGCTGTCGATCGAGCCCGGTGTGTTTCTCGCCATCGCCGGGCCGTCGGGCAGCGGCAAGTCGACCCTGCTCAACATCATCGGCTGCATCGACACGCCGACCGACGGCAAGGTCATCATCGACGGCCACGACGTTTCCGGCCGCACGCCCGACCAACTGGCCGATCTTCGTGCCCGTACTATCGGCTTCATTTTCCAGACCTTCAACCTGTTGCCGGTGCTCTCGGCGGAAGAGAACGTCGAATACCCGCTGCTGCAACTGCGCGAGCTGTCCAGGGCGGAGCGCCGCGAGCGCGTCAGCTATTACCTCGACATGGTGGGGCTGACGAAATATGCCGACCACCGGCCGAACCAGCTTTCCGGCGGCCAGCGCCAGCGGGTCGCGATCGCCCGGGCGCTGGCCACGCATTCCAAGATCGTGCTCGCCGACGAGCCCACGGCGAACCTGGACAGCAAGACCGGGACCGGCATCCTGCGGCTGATGCGCGAGATCAACCGCAAGTCGGGCACCACCTTCGTGTTTTCCACTCACGACCGCAAGGTCATGAACATGGCGGACCGTCTGGTGCGCATCGCCGACGGGCAGATCACCGCGCTCGGCATGCGTTCGGACAACCGCTGGATTTTCGTGCAGGATCGCCGCCCCGCGGGCGAAGACGATCCGGAAGTCTAG
- a CDS encoding outer membrane lipoprotein-sorting protein: protein MTRSTRSRRAFLAGLAGSLFVPGFATGLARAQDSAQTAAEPAAEVDEAAVRAVVRADEIRFPRESFQTEILVKSSSDGQPGDERKFRVLSRGNENTIVMTLEPATDRGQALLLRGRDLWIFMPSVSQPVRLSLAQRLTGQVANGDLARANFAGDYSPRIVGRDTINGQPALVMDLTAVDRGVTYAKVKYWVNEKDGRPVKAEFYALSGRLLKTCRYEDFREMAGRVRPTRLVMEDALKKGDVSVLTYDSMAVRDLPERMFTREYLRKLE from the coding sequence ATGACCCGAAGCACACGATCCCGCCGCGCATTCCTCGCCGGCCTCGCCGGCAGCCTGTTCGTCCCCGGATTCGCGACCGGCCTCGCCCGCGCCCAGGATTCGGCCCAGACGGCAGCCGAGCCCGCCGCGGAGGTGGACGAGGCGGCGGTGCGCGCCGTGGTGCGCGCCGACGAGATCCGCTTTCCGCGCGAGAGCTTCCAGACCGAGATCCTCGTCAAGAGCAGCAGCGACGGGCAGCCGGGCGACGAGCGCAAGTTCCGCGTGCTGTCGCGCGGCAACGAGAACACGATCGTCATGACGCTGGAACCGGCCACCGACCGCGGCCAGGCACTGCTGCTGCGCGGCCGCGACCTGTGGATCTTCATGCCCAGCGTGTCGCAGCCGGTCCGCCTGTCCCTCGCCCAGCGGCTCACCGGCCAGGTGGCCAACGGCGACCTGGCGCGCGCCAACTTCGCCGGCGACTATTCGCCGCGCATCGTCGGCCGCGACACCATCAACGGCCAGCCCGCGCTGGTGATGGACCTGACGGCGGTCGATCGCGGCGTAACCTATGCGAAGGTGAAATACTGGGTGAATGAAAAGGACGGCCGCCCGGTGAAGGCGGAGTTCTACGCCCTGTCCGGCCGCCTGCTGAAAACCTGCCGCTACGAGGATTTCCGCGAGATGGCCGGCCGCGTGCGCCCGACCCGGCTGGTGATGGAGGACGCGCTGAAGAAGGGCGACGTATCGGTGCTGACCTACGACAGCATGGCCGTGCGCGACCTTCCCGAACGCATGTTCACCCGCGAATACCTGCGCAAGCTGGAGTGA
- a CDS encoding sigma-54-dependent transcriptional regulator codes for MSVIERRNRPDSIDVLVVDDEEDIRELLELSLLRMGLACDAAGGVAEARERLAQRRYRLCLTDMRLPDGDGLELVEYIQGNLPGLPVAVITAYGSIETAIRALKLGAFDFVTKPVELKALRELVTHALKLEPRAAPLPPGRSLIGHSPAFEQLRAQIGKLARNQAPVFIRGESGTGKEVIARLIHGLGARAAGPFVPVNCGAISPDLMESELFGHRKGSFTGASSDKEGLFQAARGGTLFLDEVGELPLGMQVKLLRAIQERAVRPVGAHAEEPVDVRILSASHQDLSRLVADGKFRQDLYFRINVITLRVPPLRERAEDIPELAEHILARVAEREGGAPRRLSPDALAALRGHAFPGNVRELENLLERACALCEGETIGAADIDLQPADGLAPPPPEREAPVAEGGEESGDVSDDERQRILRALDETRWNRSAAARNLGMTLRQLRYRLQKWGLE; via the coding sequence ATGAGCGTCATCGAGCGCCGCAACCGCCCCGACAGCATCGACGTCCTCGTCGTCGACGACGAGGAGGACATCCGCGAACTGCTCGAACTCTCGCTGCTGCGCATGGGACTGGCCTGCGACGCCGCCGGCGGCGTGGCCGAGGCGCGCGAACGGCTCGCGCAGCGGCGCTATCGCCTGTGCCTGACCGACATGCGCCTGCCCGACGGCGACGGCCTCGAACTCGTCGAATACATACAGGGCAACCTGCCGGGCCTGCCGGTGGCGGTGATCACCGCCTACGGCAGCATCGAGACGGCGATCCGCGCGCTCAAGCTCGGCGCGTTCGACTTCGTCACCAAGCCGGTCGAGCTGAAGGCGCTGCGCGAACTGGTGACGCACGCGCTGAAGCTCGAACCCAGGGCCGCGCCGCTGCCGCCCGGCCGCAGCCTGATCGGCCATTCGCCGGCCTTCGAGCAGTTGCGCGCGCAGATCGGGAAGCTCGCCCGCAACCAGGCGCCGGTCTTCATCCGCGGCGAATCCGGCACCGGCAAGGAGGTCATCGCGCGCCTGATCCACGGCCTGGGGGCACGCGCCGCCGGACCCTTCGTGCCGGTCAATTGCGGCGCCATCTCGCCGGACCTGATGGAGAGCGAGTTGTTCGGCCACCGCAAGGGCAGCTTCACCGGCGCCAGTTCCGACAAGGAGGGGCTGTTCCAGGCGGCGCGCGGCGGCACGCTGTTCCTCGACGAGGTGGGCGAACTGCCGCTGGGCATGCAGGTCAAGCTGCTGCGCGCCATCCAGGAGCGGGCGGTGCGGCCCGTCGGTGCGCATGCCGAGGAGCCGGTCGACGTGCGCATCCTGTCCGCCTCCCACCAGGACCTGTCGCGCCTGGTCGCCGACGGCAAGTTCCGCCAGGATCTGTATTTCCGCATCAACGTCATCACGTTGCGCGTGCCGCCGCTGCGCGAGCGCGCCGAGGACATCCCCGAACTGGCCGAGCACATCCTCGCCAGGGTGGCCGAACGCGAAGGCGGCGCGCCGCGGCGGTTGTCGCCCGATGCGCTCGCCGCGCTGCGGGGCCATGCCTTTCCCGGCAACGTGCGCGAACTCGAGAACCTGCTCGAGCGCGCCTGCGCGCTGTGCGAGGGAGAAACCATCGGTGCCGCGGACATCGACCTGCAGCCCGCCGACGGCCTTGCCCCGCCGCCGCCCGAACGGGAGGCGCCCGTCGCCGAGGGCGGCGAGGAGAGCGGTGATGTCAGCGACGACGAGCGCCAGCGCATCCTGCGGGCGCTGGACGAGACGCGCTGGAACCGCTCCGCCGCGGCGCGCAATCTCGGCATGACGCTGCGGCAACTGCGCTACCGGCTGCAGAAATGGGGCCTGGAGTAG
- a CDS encoding sensor histidine kinase: protein MPAHASATEGPAGWAGVDRSRRLSLRYFNFFRLLLAGIFVGGGQSFGLGGEHPFAYEIASFGYLAAVLSLGFPDAVRRLGLERVILLLILADVLGLSVIMWASGGYRSGMPVLMMVVLAGTGLLAEGRMVLFFAALATLSVLLENAWRFAAGGQPGDFLQVGIFCTGFFGIAIVSRRLALRAQVNALLAAERGQALARQQAVNERIIRDMHDGVIVVGVDGRALQINPQAAMLLGVSRLEGRLLAEVDPVFEEALARGDGLGPRVLRLGPAGRLMRCRTVRSEAGGATGEILIYLTDFEDVERQMQQLKLAALGRLTASMAHEIRNPLSAVTQAAELLCEEKRADMQARLARIINDNAHRIERMIRDVLALGRREHAVPEALPLAAFAAEVIDARVLTDETERAVYALDIGAGFTLGIDRAHLHQILDNLLANARRYCSGQPGSVRLYAEPLAGGRVALHVADDGPGIDAATRSHLFEPFFTTHAKGTGLGLYIARELAEANDAELELHGEGPGADFVLTGRSRP from the coding sequence TTGCCGGCCCACGCAAGCGCGACTGAGGGACCGGCCGGCTGGGCGGGCGTCGATCGTTCGCGGCGCCTGTCGCTGCGCTATTTCAATTTCTTCCGTCTGCTGCTGGCGGGCATCTTCGTCGGCGGCGGGCAGAGTTTCGGGCTGGGCGGCGAGCACCCGTTCGCCTACGAGATCGCCTCCTTCGGCTACCTCGCGGCGGTGCTGTCGCTGGGCTTTCCCGATGCGGTGCGGCGCCTCGGCCTGGAGCGGGTGATCCTGCTGCTGATCCTCGCCGACGTGCTGGGCCTGTCGGTGATCATGTGGGCGAGCGGCGGCTACCGCAGCGGCATGCCGGTGCTGATGATGGTGGTGCTGGCCGGCACCGGGCTGCTGGCCGAAGGCCGCATGGTGCTGTTCTTCGCCGCGCTGGCGACGCTGTCGGTGCTGCTCGAGAACGCCTGGCGCTTCGCGGCGGGCGGCCAGCCGGGCGACTTCCTGCAGGTCGGCATCTTCTGCACCGGCTTCTTCGGCATCGCCATCGTGTCGCGCCGGCTGGCGCTGCGCGCCCAGGTCAACGCCTTGCTGGCGGCCGAGCGCGGCCAGGCGCTGGCGCGCCAGCAGGCAGTCAATGAACGCATCATCCGCGACATGCACGACGGCGTGATCGTGGTGGGGGTGGATGGCCGCGCGCTGCAGATCAATCCGCAGGCGGCGATGCTGCTCGGCGTGTCGCGCCTCGAAGGCCGGCTGCTGGCCGAGGTCGACCCGGTGTTCGAGGAGGCGCTCGCGCGCGGCGACGGCCTGGGGCCGCGGGTGCTGCGGCTGGGGCCCGCCGGGCGGCTGATGCGCTGCCGCACGGTGCGCAGCGAGGCCGGAGGCGCCACGGGCGAAATCCTGATCTACCTGACCGATTTCGAGGACGTGGAGCGCCAGATGCAGCAGCTCAAGCTCGCCGCGCTCGGGCGGCTGACCGCCAGCATGGCGCACGAGATCCGCAATCCGCTGTCGGCCGTCACGCAGGCGGCCGAACTGCTGTGCGAGGAAAAGCGCGCCGACATGCAGGCGCGGCTGGCGCGCATCATCAACGACAACGCGCATCGCATCGAACGCATGATCCGCGACGTGCTCGCGCTCGGGCGCCGCGAGCATGCCGTGCCCGAGGCGCTGCCGCTGGCCGCGTTCGCCGCCGAGGTGATCGACGCCCGCGTGCTGACCGACGAGACGGAGCGTGCAGTGTATGCGCTGGACATCGGCGCCGGGTTCACGCTGGGCATCGATCGCGCCCACCTGCACCAGATCCTCGACAACCTGCTCGCCAATGCGCGCCGCTACTGCAGCGGCCAGCCCGGCTCGGTGCGCCTGTACGCCGAGCCGCTGGCCGGCGGGCGCGTGGCGCTGCACGTCGCCGACGACGGCCCCGGCATCGACGCAGCGACCCGCAGCCATCTTTTCGAACCCTTCTTCACCACGCACGCCAAGGGCACCGGGCTGGGACTCTACATCGCCCGCGAACTCGCCGAGGCCAACGATGCCGAGCTGGAACTGCACGGCGAGGGGCCCGGTGCCGATTTCGTGCTCACCGGACGGAGCCGACCATGA
- a CDS encoding PP0621 family protein: protein MRNLLIFLLALWGIWWIRRAIRRAGEGRAAGGEKAGKTRRRVEHMVECAHCGVHVPESEGVRDGERFFCSEAHRLAGPRKRD, encoded by the coding sequence GTGCGCAATCTGCTGATCTTCCTGTTGGCCCTGTGGGGAATCTGGTGGATACGGCGTGCCATCAGGCGCGCCGGCGAGGGGCGGGCGGCAGGCGGGGAGAAGGCCGGGAAGACCCGGCGCCGGGTCGAACACATGGTCGAATGCGCCCATTGCGGCGTCCACGTGCCCGAGAGCGAGGGCGTGCGTGATGGCGAACGTTTCTTCTGCAGCGAGGCGCATCGTCTTGCCGGCCCACGCAAGCGCGACTGA
- a CDS encoding pyridoxal phosphate-dependent aminotransferase, producing the protein MPTFPAPIESRLPGVGTTIFTVMSRLAQECGAINLSQGFPDFNAEDVLFERVAHWMRAGHNQYAPMAGCLPLREAIVRKVATLYGTAYEVESEVTVTAGATQALFTAVTACVRPGDEVIVFEPVYDSYVPAIELAGGRAVRMRLAAPDYRPDWDAVAAAVGPRTRMIMINSPHNPTATVWSATDLDRLAAITRGTGIVVVADEVYEHIVFDGAGHASCAAHAELAARSFVVSSFGKTYHITGWKVGYVVAPRELMAEFRKVHQFNVFTANTPVQLALADYMADGSRHLALAAFYQAKRDFFRDALAGSRFELLPSRGTYFQLARYGAISDESDAAFCSRLTRDVGVAAIPVSAFFADGRDERVIRFCFAKNEATLAAACERLVRV; encoded by the coding sequence ATGCCGACCTTCCCCGCCCCGATCGAATCGCGCCTGCCCGGTGTCGGCACCACCATCTTCACCGTCATGTCCCGCCTCGCGCAGGAGTGCGGGGCGATCAACCTGTCGCAGGGCTTTCCGGACTTCAATGCGGAAGACGTCCTGTTCGAGCGCGTGGCGCACTGGATGCGGGCCGGCCACAACCAGTACGCGCCGATGGCGGGTTGCCTGCCGCTGCGCGAGGCCATCGTGCGCAAGGTGGCGACGCTGTACGGCACCGCCTACGAGGTGGAATCCGAAGTCACGGTGACCGCCGGCGCCACCCAGGCGCTGTTCACCGCGGTGACGGCCTGCGTGCGGCCCGGCGACGAGGTGATCGTGTTCGAGCCGGTGTACGACTCCTACGTGCCGGCGATCGAGCTGGCCGGCGGCCGCGCCGTGCGCATGCGCCTGGCCGCGCCCGACTACCGCCCCGACTGGGACGCGGTCGCCGCCGCCGTCGGGCCGCGCACCCGCATGATCATGATCAACTCGCCGCACAACCCGACCGCCACCGTGTGGTCCGCGACCGATCTCGACCGCCTTGCCGCCATCACCCGCGGCACGGGCATCGTGGTGGTGGCGGACGAAGTGTACGAGCACATCGTCTTCGACGGCGCCGGCCACGCGAGCTGCGCGGCGCATGCGGAACTGGCGGCGCGCAGCTTCGTGGTGTCGAGCTTCGGCAAGACCTACCACATCACTGGCTGGAAGGTGGGCTACGTGGTAGCGCCGCGCGAACTGATGGCGGAGTTCCGCAAGGTGCACCAGTTCAACGTGTTTACGGCGAATACGCCGGTGCAACTCGCGCTGGCCGACTACATGGCCGACGGATCTCGGCATCTCGCGCTGGCGGCCTTCTACCAGGCCAAGCGCGACTTCTTCCGGGATGCGCTGGCAGGCTCGCGCTTCGAACTGCTGCCCTCGCGCGGCACCTATTTCCAGTTGGCGCGCTACGGGGCGATCTCGGACGAGAGCGACGCCGCATTCTGCAGCCGGCTGACGCGCGACGTCGGCGTCGCCGCGATTCCGGTGTCCGCCTTCTTCGCCGACGGCCGCGACGAACGGGTGATCCGCTTCTGCTTCGCCAAGAACGAGGCGACCCTGGCGGCGGCTTGCGAGCGCCTCGTCCGGGTGTGA